A single window of Vibrio stylophorae DNA harbors:
- a CDS encoding DUF2860 family protein, which translates to MEFKSSYLKWVVLGLQGFVMSGVQAAESRWQGELSFNVGYISVKDNLSTKTDQSIANYAAPNDHDGIDFAGGLGQISYRLDDDNRHRLYFGTSRADIAIGTLALELGYQWQQDWALVDISFLPTVLSQEAWQNPYLLNQNRQETDQKGHAFRLQLKNIGDSRLSLELGYGDTEIEDEGIMQPSLHRSGDAWLVRGQYMQPLSRSNGLISALAWLNYDAQGQAASYQRYELRMTYFHHINQHQFALTGAYGFQDYDAVHPIFLKTREQQDGRLFLAYEYQNLWGVDALSANLLLGYQLGNANLDFYDNEQIFTSIGLGWQF; encoded by the coding sequence ATGGAATTCAAATCGAGTTATCTAAAATGGGTGGTATTGGGTTTACAGGGCTTCGTCATGAGCGGTGTACAAGCTGCAGAGTCGCGCTGGCAAGGTGAGCTTTCTTTCAATGTGGGTTATATCTCTGTGAAAGATAATCTCAGTACCAAAACCGACCAATCTATTGCGAATTACGCTGCGCCCAATGACCATGATGGGATCGATTTTGCGGGGGGATTAGGGCAAATCAGTTACCGTTTAGATGATGACAATCGGCATCGCCTTTATTTCGGAACCTCGCGTGCGGATATTGCCATAGGCACCTTGGCGCTTGAGCTTGGCTATCAGTGGCAACAAGACTGGGCGCTCGTTGATATCTCCTTCCTGCCGACAGTGCTGTCTCAAGAAGCTTGGCAAAATCCCTATCTGCTCAATCAAAATCGTCAAGAAACGGATCAGAAGGGACATGCTTTTCGGTTGCAGCTCAAAAATATCGGCGATTCTCGTTTGAGCCTTGAGCTTGGCTATGGCGATACAGAGATTGAAGATGAAGGCATTATGCAGCCGAGTCTTCATCGCTCCGGTGATGCTTGGCTTGTGCGCGGGCAATATATGCAACCCTTGAGTCGCAGCAACGGACTGATTAGCGCGCTGGCTTGGCTGAATTATGACGCCCAAGGGCAAGCTGCCAGTTATCAGCGATACGAACTGCGCATGACCTATTTTCATCATATCAATCAGCACCAATTTGCTCTCACGGGCGCCTATGGCTTTCAGGATTATGATGCGGTGCATCCCATCTTTTTGAAAACCCGTGAGCAGCAGGATGGGCGTTTATTTTTAGCCTATGAATATCAAAATCTGTGGGGTGTAGATGCGCTCTCAGCCAATTTATTGCTGGGATATCAATTGGGCAATGCCAATCTCGACTTTTATGATAACGAGCAGATATTTACATCAATAGGTTTGGGCTGGCAGTTTTAA
- a CDS encoding peptide MFS transporter, whose product MTNTHKEMFGHPRGLFLLFGTELWERFSYYAMRAILVLFLTDTTMNGGLGWTEQDALQLYGIYTGLVYVTPLIGGWLSDNYICQRTSILIGGFLMALGQFTLALPNGWLGLSPEHALYLGLIVLIIGNGMFKPNISTMVGDLYDQGDKRRDGAFTIFYMGINIGSFMAGIVSGSATNSYGWKAGFLAAGIGMLLSMLIQLTFAKNLLGNIGTVPAAKLKKNQDSKGRKAPLTKEEFDRLKVILIMGLFVVVFWAGFEQAGGLMNVYTQHYTDRMIGSFEVPAAWFQSLNPFFIIVLAPVLAAFWVKLGPREPNSPIKFAMALVFLALGFLCMIGAVLEQGGDTTVKTSMMWLVGAFFFHTLGELCLSPIGLSMITKLAPLRLASLMMGVWFGFNAVANYVAGYIGSHVGSFGAMSIFGGIAITATVSALILWLLSDKLIYWMHGAESAVEQPDEDAAIEHEQLA is encoded by the coding sequence ATGACAAACACACACAAAGAGATGTTCGGTCATCCTCGCGGCTTGTTCCTGCTGTTTGGGACTGAACTTTGGGAGCGATTCTCCTACTACGCAATGCGTGCCATTTTGGTTCTATTTTTAACTGATACCACTATGAACGGTGGCCTTGGTTGGACTGAGCAAGATGCACTGCAACTCTACGGTATCTATACCGGTCTTGTTTATGTAACCCCACTCATCGGTGGTTGGTTATCAGATAACTACATTTGCCAGCGCACATCCATTTTGATTGGTGGCTTTTTAATGGCGCTAGGCCAATTTACCCTCGCACTGCCAAATGGCTGGCTTGGCCTATCACCAGAACATGCGCTTTATCTAGGTCTGATTGTCCTGATCATCGGTAACGGGATGTTTAAACCAAACATCTCAACCATGGTGGGTGATCTCTATGACCAAGGCGACAAACGCCGTGATGGTGCTTTCACCATCTTCTATATGGGTATTAACATTGGCTCATTTATGGCGGGTATCGTGTCAGGCTCTGCAACCAACAGCTATGGCTGGAAAGCAGGCTTCTTGGCTGCGGGTATTGGTATGCTACTCAGCATGCTAATTCAGCTAACATTTGCTAAAAATCTATTGGGTAACATCGGTACTGTCCCTGCGGCAAAACTGAAGAAAAACCAAGATAGCAAAGGTCGTAAAGCACCGCTCACCAAAGAAGAGTTCGATCGCCTCAAAGTGATTTTGATCATGGGTCTTTTCGTCGTGGTCTTCTGGGCTGGCTTTGAACAAGCAGGCGGCTTGATGAACGTCTACACCCAGCACTACACCGATCGTATGATTGGTAGCTTTGAAGTGCCTGCGGCGTGGTTCCAATCATTGAACCCATTCTTCATCATTGTGCTTGCACCTGTACTTGCTGCATTTTGGGTGAAATTGGGCCCTCGCGAACCAAACTCGCCAATTAAATTTGCAATGGCGCTTGTGTTCTTGGCTCTTGGTTTCCTTTGTATGATTGGTGCCGTGCTTGAGCAAGGTGGTGACACCACAGTGAAAACCTCAATGATGTGGTTGGTTGGCGCGTTCTTCTTCCATACTTTGGGTGAGCTTTGCTTGTCACCAATCGGTCTGTCTATGATCACCAAATTGGCACCACTTCGCCTTGCATCATTGATGATGGGTGTATGGTTTGGCTTTAACGCTGTTGCAAACTATGTTGCGGGCTATATTGGCTCACACGTTGGTAGCTTTGGCGCAATGTCTATCTTCGGTGGTATTGCGATCACAGCAACAGTATCAGCACTGATTCTATGGCTGTTGAGCGATAAATTGATTTACTGGATGCACGGCGCAGAAAGTGCGGTTGAGCAGCCAGATGAAGATGCGGCAATTGAGCACGAGCAACTCGCTTAA
- a CDS encoding siderophore ABC transporter substrate-binding protein has product MTKQQNWWVTLGLLLVLGWTPWAKGATYTHALGETHLDKTPQRIVVLGFASLDLLQRLAIKPVGVTQTLLPEYLASFADASYVHAGSLSEPDFETIFELAPDLIIIEGRMAGAYQDLSQIAPTYIFMPDAQNYWSSVQQGWRDIGAMLNKSTEVERLIDSVQQQMSTLQAKVKAQPLSTLMVMNNGNKIAMFGPNSRFGLIYRELGFPSVSHDTSANGPHGHLISFEYIAQQAPQILFVMDREQAIGRAQGMAKKQFDNPLMAKTPAAQFHRLIFLNPSVWYLATGGVTATELMLADLNQAFIAPQVALTQSKQAMHSQSR; this is encoded by the coding sequence ATGACAAAACAACAGAATTGGTGGGTCACCCTAGGGTTGCTACTCGTATTGGGTTGGACGCCTTGGGCGAAAGGCGCAACCTACACCCATGCTCTGGGTGAGACACATTTGGATAAAACGCCGCAGCGCATCGTGGTGCTAGGATTTGCTTCCTTAGATCTATTGCAACGCTTGGCTATTAAGCCTGTCGGGGTAACACAAACCCTATTACCCGAATATCTTGCCTCTTTTGCTGACGCGTCTTATGTCCATGCAGGCAGTTTGAGTGAGCCAGATTTTGAGACCATTTTTGAATTAGCACCGGACTTAATCATTATTGAAGGCCGAATGGCAGGTGCTTACCAAGATTTAAGTCAAATTGCCCCCACCTATATTTTTATGCCGGATGCGCAAAATTATTGGTCTTCCGTACAGCAAGGCTGGCGTGATATCGGCGCCATGCTGAATAAAAGCACGGAGGTTGAACGCTTGATTGACTCAGTACAGCAGCAAATGAGCACGCTGCAAGCAAAAGTAAAAGCGCAACCACTTTCAACTTTGATGGTGATGAACAATGGCAACAAAATTGCGATGTTTGGTCCCAATAGTCGCTTTGGTTTGATCTATCGCGAGCTTGGTTTTCCATCAGTCAGTCATGACACATCTGCTAATGGTCCGCATGGCCACTTAATCTCCTTTGAATATATCGCGCAGCAAGCGCCGCAAATTTTGTTTGTGATGGATCGCGAGCAGGCTATTGGGCGTGCGCAGGGGATGGCTAAAAAGCAGTTTGATAATCCATTGATGGCTAAGACGCCAGCGGCGCAATTCCATCGACTAATCTTTCTTAACCCATCGGTTTGGTACCTTGCCACCGGCGGCGTGACTGCCACTGAATTGATGTTGGCTGATCTCAATCAGGCATTTATAGCGCCGCAAGTTGCGCTGACGCAGTCAAAACAAGCAATGCATTCGCAGTCGCGATAA
- a CDS encoding ABC transporter permease: MQPRFFLLIAAGSLFVGVASVSPLDLLQDNSQAWSIFWVSRLPRLLAIIFAGAGLSIAGLLMQQIVQNRFAAPSTTGTIDCAMLGYILSLAFFSHWGRWSQMLLIFACAMGGTLLFVRFIARLPLKNTVMIPLIGIMYGNVVGALTTFFAYEYDLMQTLAAWKVANFASVLQGNYELLFIALPVAVVAYLFAFQLNAASMGESFAKNIGLHYSQILLIGVTLVAILSASVVMIVGVIPFLGLIVPNLVSLLSGDNLRKNLPWTAYWGALLVLMCDLLGRILIFPYEVPIAMVMSVFGGAIFISLILKERRHG, encoded by the coding sequence TTGCAGCCGCGGTTTTTTTTGCTTATTGCGGCGGGTTCATTGTTTGTCGGGGTGGCAAGCGTCAGCCCCTTGGATCTTTTGCAGGATAATAGCCAAGCATGGTCGATCTTTTGGGTAAGCCGCTTGCCGCGTTTGCTGGCCATCATTTTTGCCGGTGCAGGATTGAGCATTGCAGGGCTGTTGATGCAGCAAATTGTGCAAAATCGCTTTGCTGCGCCTTCAACTACGGGAACCATTGATTGTGCCATGCTCGGATATATTTTGAGTTTGGCGTTTTTCTCGCACTGGGGGCGCTGGTCGCAAATGCTGCTGATTTTCGCCTGCGCCATGGGGGGAACTTTGCTCTTTGTTCGCTTTATTGCGCGCCTGCCGTTGAAAAACACCGTGATGATCCCACTGATTGGCATTATGTATGGCAATGTGGTGGGGGCGCTGACCACCTTTTTCGCCTATGAATATGACTTAATGCAGACGCTTGCGGCATGGAAAGTCGCCAATTTTGCATCTGTGCTTCAGGGCAATTATGAGCTTCTGTTTATTGCACTTCCTGTCGCTGTGGTGGCTTATCTTTTTGCCTTTCAATTGAATGCCGCGAGTATGGGAGAGAGCTTTGCGAAAAACATTGGCCTTCACTATTCGCAGATCCTGCTGATTGGCGTCACGCTGGTTGCCATCTTATCTGCCAGTGTGGTGATGATTGTTGGGGTGATCCCGTTTTTAGGCTTAATTGTCCCTAATTTGGTATCGCTACTTAGCGGTGACAACCTGCGTAAGAACCTACCTTGGACGGCCTATTGGGGCGCGCTATTGGTTTTAATGTGTGACCTATTAGGGCGGATATTGATTTTCCCCTATGAGGTGCCCATTGCCATGGTGATGAGTGTCTTTGGCGGCGCTATCTTTATTTCCTTGATCTTAAAGGAGCGACGTCATGGCTAA
- a CDS encoding iron chelate uptake ABC transporter family permease subunit codes for MANLLATLGERAQSKRQWRWRGASLGLLWLGLALIIALAGYHLFEGLTARNYQFFLSRRIPNLLAMVLAAIAIGASALVFQTITHNRILTPSILGFDALYALLQVSLVVCLGKMHPWVLNPYLNFVWVTLAMVVSALLLFRLYFRVMAGQIYPLLLIGIVCSALFSSMADFMTLLVDPSEFTGIQDRLLASFNRINTHLVFALILPMAACLLWLWYLSPQLDVMWLGSENATSLGINTAKLTHQVLICITLMIAMATALVGPILFFGLIVVSVTRQLCQAFQHRILLIASSGVAVLMLLFAHLLVVQLFSFSTTLSVVINLIGGSYFLWLLTRQSMAQS; via the coding sequence ATGGCTAATTTGCTCGCAACTTTGGGGGAAAGGGCGCAATCAAAACGCCAATGGCGTTGGCGCGGTGCATCGCTTGGCTTGCTATGGCTTGGTTTGGCATTGATCATTGCGCTTGCGGGGTACCATTTATTTGAAGGGCTGACCGCAAGAAATTATCAGTTTTTTCTTTCAAGGCGAATCCCGAATCTGTTGGCCATGGTGCTGGCTGCCATTGCGATTGGTGCGAGCGCCTTGGTGTTTCAAACCATTACTCATAATCGTATTTTAACGCCCTCAATTTTAGGCTTTGATGCGCTTTATGCACTGCTTCAAGTGAGCTTGGTCGTGTGCTTGGGTAAAATGCATCCGTGGGTGCTCAATCCTTATCTGAATTTTGTGTGGGTGACATTGGCGATGGTAGTGAGTGCTTTGCTGCTGTTTCGACTCTATTTTCGAGTGATGGCGGGGCAGATCTATCCGTTACTGCTGATTGGCATTGTGTGCAGTGCGCTCTTTTCTAGCATGGCTGATTTTATGACGTTGCTAGTTGACCCAAGCGAATTTACAGGCATTCAAGATCGCTTATTGGCGAGCTTTAACCGCATCAATACCCATCTTGTGTTTGCCTTGATATTGCCCATGGCAGCTTGTTTGCTATGGCTTTGGTATCTCAGTCCGCAGCTTGATGTGATGTGGCTTGGCTCTGAAAATGCGACAAGTTTGGGTATCAATACAGCCAAGCTGACGCATCAAGTGCTGATTTGTATCACCTTAATGATTGCCATGGCGACGGCACTCGTCGGGCCCATTCTCTTTTTTGGCTTGATTGTGGTCAGTGTGACACGTCAGCTATGCCAAGCTTTTCAACACCGAATATTGCTCATTGCTAGCAGTGGTGTTGCCGTTTTGATGCTGCTATTTGCGCATCTACTTGTGGTTCAGTTGTTTTCATTTTCAACCACCCTCAGTGTGGTGATCAATCTTATTGGGGGGAGCTACTTTTTGTGGTTACTCACCCGTCAATCGATGGCTCAGTCATGA
- a CDS encoding iron ABC transporter ATP-binding protein: MIHFSNLHKTYRQFSVLSDVSGDFPRGQVTAIIGPNGAGKSTLLSVVCRLAKADSGDIEIAGQRLESWDQNALAKRLSVLRQSNQINMRFTVRELVAFGRFPHCQGRLKAQDHQAIDEALALLELTHLSERYLDELSGGQRQMAFIAMTVAQQTDYLFLDEPLNNLDIKHSVAMMRCLQRLAHAQNKAVVIVIHDINFAARYADRLIAMKNGKIAQMGSTQEVIQSEILSDIYEVPFVVTEHQGAPLCVYY; this comes from the coding sequence ATGATTCATTTTTCTAATCTTCATAAAACCTACCGCCAATTTTCTGTGTTATCCGATGTATCGGGCGATTTTCCTCGCGGCCAAGTCACGGCCATTATTGGTCCCAATGGCGCGGGTAAGAGTACTTTGCTATCCGTGGTGTGTCGTTTGGCAAAAGCTGATTCTGGCGATATTGAAATTGCAGGCCAACGACTTGAAAGCTGGGATCAAAATGCGCTGGCGAAGCGCTTGTCGGTGCTGCGTCAATCCAATCAAATCAATATGCGCTTTACTGTGCGTGAATTGGTGGCGTTTGGCCGTTTTCCCCATTGCCAAGGTCGTTTAAAAGCGCAAGATCATCAGGCGATCGATGAGGCGCTGGCGCTGCTCGAGCTGACCCATTTATCTGAGCGCTATTTAGATGAATTAAGTGGCGGTCAGCGTCAGATGGCATTCATCGCCATGACAGTGGCCCAGCAAACTGATTATCTCTTTTTAGATGAGCCGCTGAATAATCTCGATATTAAGCATTCCGTGGCCATGATGCGCTGTTTGCAGCGCCTTGCTCATGCACAAAATAAAGCGGTAGTGATAGTGATCCACGATATTAATTTTGCTGCGCGCTATGCTGACCGTTTGATTGCGATGAAAAACGGCAAAATAGCTCAGATGGGTAGCACGCAAGAGGTCATTCAATCTGAAATATTGTCAGATATTTATGAGGTGCCTTTTGTGGTGACCGAGCATCAAGGGGCGCCGCTGTGCGTTTATTACTAA
- a CDS encoding glycerate kinase produces MKIVIAPDSYKESLTALQVANAIEAGFRQVFPDAQYIKLPIADGGEGTVQSLVDATQGQIIDCQVTGPLGTQVQAFYGLLGDGKTAVIEMAAASGLHHVPAAMRNPLHTTSYGTGELLRHALSRGVQHIILGIGGSATNDGGAGMAQALGVQLLDGQGQNIGFGGAALAQLARIDCSAMDTRLNDVKLEVACDVTNPLCGSKGASQVFGPQKGAKAQMIAILDGNLAHFADVMARDCGREVRHLPGAGAAGGMGAGLMGLFNANLRAGIEIVADALRLSEIVADADLVITGEGRIDSQTIYGKTPVGVAKIAKRFDVPVIAIAGAMGADYSAVHQHGLDAVFSCVPRAMPLDDALTQATNHVVQVAQNVAMALYVGRSLGCA; encoded by the coding sequence ATGAAGATTGTGATCGCCCCAGATTCCTATAAAGAAAGCTTAACCGCGCTGCAAGTGGCCAATGCCATTGAGGCTGGGTTTCGTCAGGTTTTTCCTGATGCGCAATATATCAAATTGCCCATAGCTGATGGCGGAGAGGGGACGGTGCAATCTTTGGTGGATGCAACACAAGGGCAAATCATCGACTGCCAAGTGACCGGGCCGCTGGGAACGCAGGTTCAGGCATTTTATGGGCTACTCGGTGATGGCAAGACAGCTGTCATAGAGATGGCTGCGGCATCGGGTTTACATCACGTACCTGCAGCTATGCGCAATCCCCTTCACACCACCAGTTATGGTACTGGAGAGCTGCTGCGTCATGCGTTATCACGTGGTGTGCAGCATATCATTTTAGGTATTGGGGGGAGCGCGACCAATGATGGCGGCGCAGGAATGGCGCAGGCATTGGGTGTTCAGCTATTGGATGGCCAAGGGCAGAATATTGGTTTTGGTGGTGCGGCGCTCGCTCAATTAGCGCGTATTGATTGCAGCGCCATGGACACTCGACTGAACGATGTCAAGTTAGAAGTCGCTTGTGATGTCACCAATCCGCTATGTGGGTCAAAAGGCGCATCGCAAGTCTTTGGCCCACAAAAAGGTGCAAAGGCGCAGATGATTGCGATACTCGATGGTAATTTAGCGCATTTTGCAGATGTGATGGCGCGTGACTGTGGCCGTGAGGTGCGTCATCTGCCGGGCGCAGGCGCTGCTGGTGGTATGGGGGCGGGGCTTATGGGGTTATTCAATGCAAATTTGCGCGCTGGTATCGAGATTGTGGCGGATGCGCTGCGCTTATCAGAGATTGTCGCTGATGCTGATTTGGTGATCACCGGAGAAGGGCGCATTGATAGCCAGACGATTTATGGCAAAACGCCTGTTGGCGTTGCAAAAATAGCGAAGCGCTTTGACGTGCCGGTGATTGCAATTGCAGGGGCCATGGGCGCAGATTATTCCGCTGTGCACCAGCATGGTTTAGACGCGGTCTTTAGCTGTGTTCCTCGAGCGATGCCCCTAGATGATGCTTTGACTCAAGCGACAAATCATGTGGTGCAAGTTGCGCAAAACGTAGCGATGGCACTGTATGTGGGGCGCAGTTTAGGTTGTGCTTAA
- a CDS encoding putative quinol monooxygenase: MSKKVYCVAQFQPKPGQLNALFQVLQALEPNTLREDGCIQYTVTRHIESPFAGGESYPIAFHEIWADNASFEAHCQRKEIKHFFESQCIADTGLVDKWNVCIYSDEPEQFDAPQF, translated from the coding sequence ATGTCAAAAAAAGTCTACTGCGTCGCGCAATTTCAGCCAAAACCAGGTCAGCTCAATGCGCTCTTTCAAGTACTGCAAGCGCTTGAGCCGAACACGCTCAGAGAAGATGGCTGCATTCAATATACCGTCACCCGCCACATTGAAAGTCCTTTTGCTGGCGGTGAAAGCTACCCTATAGCCTTTCATGAAATTTGGGCCGATAACGCAAGCTTTGAAGCGCACTGCCAACGAAAAGAGATCAAACACTTTTTTGAAAGCCAGTGCATAGCCGACACAGGTTTAGTCGACAAATGGAATGTATGCATCTATTCCGACGAGCCAGAGCAATTTGATGCGCCGCAATTTTGA
- the sbcB gene encoding exodeoxyribonuclease I, which translates to MNNQHSPTFYFIDYETFGTHPGKDRPCQFAGIRTDMDLNIIGEPLVIYCRPTDDYLPTPEACLVTGITPQHALKHGLSEPEFIAAIEKELSTPNTCVVGYNNVRFDDEVTRYTLYRNFFEPYGWSWKNGNSRWDLLDVMRTCYALRPQGIQWPENEDGFTSFKLERLTVANGIEHGNAHDAMADVYATIAMAKLVKDSQPKLFQFLFEHRNKNKVKTLIDTVNLTPIVHVSGMLGRECSNISWMVPMAWHPTNQNAVIAVNLAMDPQPLLDLDAEALAARLYTKREDLAANELPVPVKLIHTNKCPVVAPAKTLTADDAARLNVDRQACLDNLAKLKQHPEVRDKLVALFELSAPEFAKDDVDTQLYDGFFTPSTQSAMEIIRQTPPEALDSLNLSVDDPRIAPLLFRYRARHFPHTLNDKEQQQWLAHKSDYFSRRADDYLLNLENLVYEHEQDAHKMAILKSVYQYAQQLMG; encoded by the coding sequence ATGAACAACCAACACTCACCCACTTTTTATTTTATCGACTACGAAACTTTCGGCACCCATCCAGGCAAAGATCGCCCCTGTCAGTTTGCAGGCATTCGTACCGATATGGATTTAAATATTATTGGTGAGCCTTTGGTGATCTACTGCCGCCCCACAGATGATTATCTACCTACGCCAGAAGCCTGTCTTGTCACAGGGATCACGCCACAGCACGCACTGAAGCACGGCCTATCTGAGCCTGAGTTTATCGCCGCGATTGAAAAAGAGCTCAGCACCCCAAATACCTGTGTGGTGGGATATAACAATGTGCGTTTTGATGACGAAGTGACCCGCTATACGCTGTATCGCAATTTTTTCGAACCCTATGGCTGGAGCTGGAAAAACGGCAATTCGCGCTGGGATTTACTGGATGTCATGCGCACTTGCTACGCACTTCGCCCACAGGGCATTCAGTGGCCAGAAAATGAAGACGGCTTTACCAGCTTTAAACTAGAGCGCCTCACTGTTGCCAATGGCATTGAACATGGCAATGCGCACGATGCTATGGCTGATGTTTATGCCACCATTGCGATGGCTAAATTGGTCAAAGACAGTCAGCCCAAACTGTTTCAATTCCTGTTTGAACACCGCAATAAAAACAAAGTCAAAACACTGATTGATACCGTAAATCTCACGCCGATCGTTCATGTCTCTGGCATGCTTGGCCGCGAATGTAGCAATATCAGCTGGATGGTACCTATGGCTTGGCATCCCACCAATCAAAACGCAGTAATTGCAGTCAACCTTGCCATGGATCCACAACCACTTTTGGATCTGGATGCTGAAGCTTTAGCTGCGCGCTTATATACCAAACGAGAGGATTTAGCGGCAAATGAACTTCCGGTGCCAGTCAAGCTCATTCATACCAACAAATGTCCTGTGGTTGCTCCAGCAAAAACACTCACCGCTGATGACGCGGCGCGTTTAAATGTTGATCGCCAAGCCTGTCTCGACAATTTAGCTAAGCTAAAACAGCACCCAGAAGTACGCGATAAACTCGTCGCCCTTTTTGAGCTCTCAGCGCCTGAATTTGCAAAAGATGACGTCGATACCCAGCTATATGATGGGTTTTTCACGCCCAGCACACAAAGCGCCATGGAGATCATTCGCCAAACACCGCCAGAAGCTCTGGATAGCCTCAACCTAAGCGTTGATGACCCACGCATTGCACCGCTCCTCTTTCGCTATCGCGCGCGTCATTTTCCGCACACGCTCAATGACAAAGAGCAGCAGCAATGGCTTGCGCACAAAAGCGATTACTTCTCGCGCCGTGCTGATGACTATCTACTGAACCTCGAAAATCTAGTGTACGAACATGAGCAAGATGCCCATAAAATGGCCATTCTCAAGTCTGTATACCAATATGCGCAACAACTCATGGGATAA
- a CDS encoding NAD(P)H-dependent oxidoreductase produces the protein MKQALIIKSSILGDYSQSNALIESIKPKLNNFHLIERDLAQDPVPLLDGDTLFALNSDQENAIKNLADSLLAEVKDSDLIILAAPMYNFSVPTQMKAWLDLLCRAGVTFQYTEHGPVGMLDNKPVLIITSRGGQHQGQASDLIAPYLTQILGFIGIHDLKFIYAEGLNMGSEQDKNAVLSQAVLDISAYLDGKLAIA, from the coding sequence ATGAAACAAGCACTTATTATCAAATCAAGTATTCTTGGTGATTACTCTCAATCCAATGCACTGATAGAATCTATCAAACCAAAACTAAACAACTTTCATCTCATTGAACGCGATTTAGCGCAAGATCCAGTACCACTCTTAGATGGCGATACCCTATTTGCGCTCAATAGTGATCAAGAAAACGCCATTAAGAATCTAGCCGATAGTCTACTTGCTGAGGTAAAGGACAGCGATCTCATCATTCTTGCGGCACCCATGTATAACTTCAGTGTACCCACCCAAATGAAAGCTTGGCTTGATCTATTATGCCGGGCTGGTGTGACCTTCCAATATACAGAGCATGGTCCCGTTGGCATGCTGGATAATAAACCGGTATTAATCATTACCAGTCGCGGCGGTCAGCACCAAGGACAAGCCTCAGATTTAATTGCGCCATATTTGACACAGATTTTGGGTTTTATTGGCATTCATGACTTGAAATTTATTTATGCTGAGGGGCTTAACATGGGAAGTGAGCAAGACAAGAATGCGGTCCTTTCGCAAGCAGTGCTTGATATCAGCGCATATCTAGATGGAAAACTAGCCATAGCCTGA
- a CDS encoding MetS family NSS transporter small subunit yields MTTAAIVMMCIGIGCTWGGAIYCIRRAMQSKQA; encoded by the coding sequence ATGACCACAGCAGCAATTGTCATGATGTGCATTGGTATTGGCTGTACATGGGGCGGCGCAATTTATTGCATTCGTCGCGCCATGCAAAGTAAGCAAGCATAA